One genomic segment of Petrotoga olearia DSM 13574 includes these proteins:
- the aroA gene encoding 3-phosphoshikimate 1-carboxyvinyltransferase: MNFEVTPTENINTEITLPGDKSISHRALIIGSLAEGETKIHNFLSSEDTLSTLNILNSLGANIKQIDKSEIIIEGKGKDNFVEPSNVLNAKNSGTTMRLMMGVLSAQNFYSVITGDDSLRERPMKRVIDPLSKMGGRFYARKNGEFAPITILGTKDISPIVYKTPVASAQVKSAILLAGLYAKGETKIIEPAKSRDHTERMLKYFGADITQKDTTVVIQGLTNNLKGREFFVPGDISSASFFIVATLITKNSTLLIKNVGINPTRTGILSVLKMMGADIKIINEKTLNNEPVGDLLVKSSSLKGTEIKGEMIPSIIDEIPILAIAATQANGKTSIKDAKELRYKETDRIRAITKELNKLGIDVLEKEDGFDIIGSQKIRGNCTCESYNDHRIAMSLAIAGLIADNPIEINNFECVNISFPEFTEIYEKIRSK, encoded by the coding sequence ATGAATTTTGAAGTAACTCCAACAGAAAATATAAATACAGAAATCACCTTACCTGGTGATAAATCAATATCTCATAGGGCACTCATAATTGGCTCCCTTGCAGAAGGCGAGACAAAAATACACAACTTTTTAAGCTCTGAAGATACCTTAAGCACTTTAAATATATTAAATTCATTAGGCGCCAATATTAAACAAATTGACAAAAGTGAGATAATCATAGAAGGAAAAGGAAAGGATAATTTTGTTGAACCTTCGAACGTTCTAAATGCAAAAAACTCCGGCACAACCATGCGCTTAATGATGGGTGTATTATCGGCTCAAAATTTTTACAGTGTAATAACAGGAGACGACTCTTTGAGGGAAAGACCTATGAAAAGAGTCATAGATCCCTTAAGCAAAATGGGTGGGCGCTTTTATGCAAGGAAAAATGGTGAATTTGCACCCATAACCATATTAGGAACGAAAGATATATCTCCCATAGTTTATAAAACGCCTGTTGCAAGTGCCCAAGTTAAATCTGCAATTTTGTTGGCTGGTTTGTATGCAAAAGGAGAAACTAAAATAATAGAACCAGCCAAATCTCGTGATCATACTGAAAGAATGTTAAAATATTTTGGTGCCGATATCACTCAAAAAGATACAACCGTTGTTATCCAAGGTCTTACTAACAATCTCAAAGGTCGTGAGTTCTTTGTGCCAGGTGATATATCATCTGCATCTTTTTTTATAGTTGCAACCCTTATAACCAAAAACTCGACACTGTTAATAAAAAATGTGGGAATCAACCCAACCAGAACGGGCATATTATCCGTGTTAAAGATGATGGGAGCTGATATAAAGATTATCAACGAGAAAACTTTAAACAATGAACCGGTTGGAGACTTACTCGTAAAAAGTAGTTCGTTAAAAGGTACTGAAATAAAAGGCGAGATGATTCCTTCTATTATCGATGAAATCCCTATATTGGCGATAGCTGCTACCCAAGCAAATGGTAAAACATCAATAAAAGATGCAAAAGAATTACGTTACAAAGAAACAGACAGAATAAGGGCAATCACCAAAGAATTAAACAAACTGGGCATAGATGTCTTAGAAAAAGAGGACGGTTTTGATATAATTGGAAGTCAAAAAATACGAGGGAACTGTACTTGTGAAAGTTACAACGATCATAGAATAGCCATGTCGCTTGCTATAGCCGGTTTGATAGCAGATAATCCTATAGAAATTAATAACTTCGAGTGCGTGAATATATCTTTCCCTGAATTTACAGAGATTTATGAGAAAATAAGGAGCAAATGA
- a CDS encoding shikimate dehydrogenase family protein, producing the protein MMEKFGLLEYPYKESLSKKVFNEYFKKANIDAVYEDIVIVPDNFDGEINKYIESYDGLNVTVPFKEKVIKHVEPVEEAQEINAVNCIFNNKGYNTDWKGFYNSLKTSVLQEPILLVGAGGASKSIIYALYKMGIKKLFLVNRTVEKAEKLRKIFMSKIDIKIESFDHLRSIIHSSKTFINATSIGMFGESFNLEVKDFTNLSLIYDIVYNNTPLQKIAKENNIKCIDGRTFWYHQAVENLKIWDIYKPETFDEAFKSFSRGE; encoded by the coding sequence ATGATGGAAAAATTTGGACTATTAGAATATCCTTACAAAGAAAGTTTATCAAAAAAGGTTTTTAACGAATATTTTAAAAAAGCAAATATCGATGCTGTATATGAAGATATAGTCATAGTACCTGATAACTTTGATGGTGAAATAAACAAATATATTGAATCTTACGATGGACTCAATGTAACGGTTCCTTTCAAAGAAAAGGTGATTAAGCACGTCGAACCTGTGGAAGAAGCCCAAGAAATAAATGCGGTTAACTGCATTTTCAACAATAAAGGCTACAACACTGATTGGAAGGGTTTTTATAACTCTTTAAAAACATCTGTTCTGCAAGAACCAATCCTATTAGTTGGAGCGGGTGGTGCGAGTAAATCCATCATCTACGCTTTGTACAAAATGGGTATAAAAAAGTTGTTTCTTGTAAATCGAACGGTTGAAAAAGCAGAAAAATTAAGAAAGATTTTCATGTCAAAAATAGATATAAAAATTGAATCTTTTGACCACCTACGGAGCATAATCCATAGTTCTAAAACTTTCATAAATGCCACTTCTATTGGAATGTTCGGAGAATCATTTAATTTAGAAGTTAAAGATTTTACTAATCTATCTTTAATTTACGATATTGTTTACAATAATACCCCTCTCCAAAAGATTGCAAAAGAAAACAATATCAAATGCATAGATGGCCGAACCTTTTGGTACCACCAGGCGGTCGAAAATTTGAAGATATGGGATATTTATAAACCAGAAACATTCGATGAAGCCTTCAAATCTTTTTCTAGAGGTGAATAA
- the aroC gene encoding chorismate synthase, whose amino-acid sequence MQVKIAGDSHGPQMIGLIEEIPAGLKIDIEKINTDLRRRQLGYGRGNRMKLEKDEVTIVSGLWEGITTGAPLVLIINNKAKNPIKEERHVPRPGHGDYSCWYKYRLDDLNIYTERNSARWTSVLTAIGSVAKQFLDNFDIKTMSFVKSIGKVSVEEERFEDIQKDFSYYIQKRNESEVQCPFEDISMKMIEEIKENALKKATTLGGSVKTFATNVKSGLGSYADVLNRVDSKIGKYFMSIPSVKGVFIGNEDVSIPGSEFQDPFKVEDGVIHRTKNYAGGIEAGITNGENIVVTTYFKPISTLASPLPSVDLKTKESKEAPYIRSDSVIIPAATVITECTLAIILMEEIIEGFGNDNIELIKDRYFKK is encoded by the coding sequence ATGCAAGTAAAAATAGCTGGAGATTCACATGGGCCACAGATGATTGGATTAATAGAAGAAATACCAGCAGGGTTAAAAATAGATATAGAAAAAATAAATACAGACCTAAGAAGGAGACAATTGGGATACGGTCGTGGAAACAGGATGAAATTAGAAAAAGATGAAGTAACAATCGTTTCCGGATTATGGGAAGGAATAACTACCGGGGCTCCGTTGGTTTTAATTATAAACAACAAAGCAAAAAATCCTATCAAAGAAGAAAGACATGTTCCAAGACCTGGGCACGGGGATTATTCCTGCTGGTATAAATACAGATTAGATGATTTGAATATATATACTGAAAGGAACAGTGCGCGTTGGACAAGTGTACTAACTGCGATAGGGAGTGTTGCTAAACAATTTCTTGACAATTTTGACATAAAAACAATGAGTTTTGTAAAATCAATTGGAAAAGTTAGTGTCGAAGAAGAAAGGTTTGAAGATATCCAAAAAGATTTCAGCTACTACATCCAAAAAAGGAATGAATCAGAAGTTCAATGCCCTTTTGAAGATATTTCTATGAAAATGATAGAAGAAATTAAAGAAAATGCTTTAAAAAAAGCAACCACCTTGGGAGGTAGTGTAAAAACATTCGCCACAAATGTGAAATCGGGACTGGGAAGTTACGCCGATGTTTTAAACAGAGTTGATTCAAAAATAGGAAAATATTTTATGTCAATCCCTTCCGTGAAAGGGGTTTTTATAGGCAATGAAGATGTGAGTATACCTGGATCTGAATTCCAAGATCCTTTCAAAGTTGAAGATGGGGTTATACATAGAACAAAGAATTACGCAGGTGGCATAGAAGCGGGGATAACAAATGGAGAAAACATAGTCGTTACTACGTACTTCAAACCTATTTCAACACTTGCAAGTCCTCTGCCTTCTGTGGACCTTAAAACCAAAGAATCAAAAGAAGCCCCTTACATAAGATCTGATTCTGTTATTATTCCTGCTGCGACTGTAATAACAGAATGCACTCTGGCTATTATATTGATGGAAGAAATTATTGAGGGATTTGGAAACGACAACATTGAACTTATAAAAGATAGATATTTCAAGAAATAA
- the aroB gene encoding bifunctional shikimate kinase AroK/3-dehydroquinate synthase AroB produces the protein MKIFLVGMMGSGKTTLAKKISKVLSIPHIDIDDEIEKNENLKIKDIFEKYGEEYFRELESTILEKLAEKAHSFVVSTGGGIILSAKNRAILKKENAIYLKVIPEKLKERVSVENRPLLANNKENIIKIYKDRKELYEQFKTVDITNLTEWESVAKILYQYDIKNNAEIDSSFQKVAINAGSLKFLPPDSIVFTSEKVDELYGEYLPKKKLVLPNGEKTKDISFVIKAYEYLLENNVSRDNLLLGIGGGTITDFTGFVGSTYKRGMNFSFYPTTLLSQIDAAIGGKNGIDFKKYKNVVGTINLPKEVVIDPLSLLSLDEETFTEGLIEGYKMALISGSEFYEFFKENLHEILNRNLDKLSFFIKRSIEEKLKIVEQDFKDTGLRSCLNLGHTLGHAFEAATGIAHGLSVGWGLIKEIEFFYKKKYLQEKDYLEIKDTLETLVPQKVRNIQIEERDIYHYVSNDKKLGANQKIKMPILKAPGNIIIEEIKLKEGETF, from the coding sequence ATGAAAATCTTCTTGGTAGGAATGATGGGATCAGGTAAAACGACTCTCGCAAAAAAGATTTCAAAAGTACTTTCCATACCCCATATCGACATAGATGATGAAATTGAAAAAAATGAAAATCTTAAAATAAAAGATATCTTTGAAAAATACGGCGAAGAATACTTCAGAGAATTGGAAAGTACTATCCTCGAAAAACTAGCTGAAAAAGCTCATTCCTTCGTTGTATCAACCGGAGGAGGAATAATCTTAAGCGCTAAAAATAGAGCTATATTGAAAAAAGAAAATGCCATATATCTGAAAGTAATTCCTGAAAAGCTTAAAGAGCGTGTAAGTGTAGAAAACAGACCCCTTCTGGCAAACAACAAAGAAAATATTATAAAGATCTACAAAGATAGAAAAGAATTGTATGAACAATTCAAAACGGTTGATATTACAAATTTGACTGAATGGGAATCGGTGGCTAAAATCCTCTACCAATACGATATTAAAAACAATGCTGAAATTGATTCATCTTTCCAAAAAGTAGCGATAAATGCAGGAAGTCTGAAGTTTCTCCCACCAGATTCAATAGTTTTTACCAGCGAAAAGGTCGACGAACTGTACGGAGAATACCTTCCAAAGAAAAAACTTGTCTTACCGAATGGAGAAAAAACAAAAGACATTTCTTTTGTAATAAAGGCTTACGAATATCTCCTTGAAAACAATGTTTCTAGAGACAATCTTCTTCTTGGGATTGGTGGAGGAACTATAACCGATTTTACAGGTTTTGTCGGTTCTACTTACAAAAGAGGTATGAATTTTTCTTTTTACCCTACCACTCTTCTTTCTCAGATAGACGCTGCAATAGGCGGAAAAAATGGAATAGATTTCAAAAAATATAAAAATGTTGTTGGAACAATAAACCTACCCAAAGAAGTGGTAATAGACCCACTCTCTTTATTATCATTAGATGAGGAAACATTCACAGAAGGGTTAATCGAAGGTTATAAAATGGCATTGATCTCGGGGAGTGAATTTTATGAATTTTTTAAAGAGAATTTGCACGAAATACTTAATAGGAATCTAGATAAATTATCTTTTTTCATTAAAAGATCCATAGAGGAAAAACTCAAAATCGTTGAACAAGACTTCAAAGATACGGGGTTGAGAAGTTGTTTAAATCTTGGACACACTTTAGGCCACGCCTTTGAAGCTGCTACAGGAATCGCACATGGCTTATCCGTTGGATGGGGTTTGATCAAAGAAATAGAATTTTTTTACAAGAAAAAATATCTGCAAGAAAAAGACTATCTAGAAATTAAAGATACATTAGAAACTCTTGTCCCTCAAAAAGTTAGAAACATTCAAATAGAAGAAAGAGACATATATCATTATGTATCAAATGACAAAAAACTCGGGGCAAATCAAAAAATAAAGATGCCGATTTTAAAAGCTCCAGGCAATATTATAATAGAAGAAATTAAGCTAAAGGAAGGTGAAACCTTTTGA